The genomic interval CGCGTTTGCCGTTACACCGTATTTCTGCATTTCCGCATCGACAACGATGGCGAGAGTCGCCACTGCCGCCTTCGCCGGACCGTAATTCGGCTGGCCAACGTTGCCAAGCAGGCCGGAATCCGAGGAGGTGTTAATCACGCGACCGTTCAGGATATTGCCAAGCTTATGTTGCTCCCGCCAGTATTCGCAGGCGTGGCGGGTGCAATTGAACGTGCCCTTCATGTGCACCGCGATGACGGCATCCCATTCCTCTTCCGCCATGTTGAAGATCATACGGTCGCGGAGAATCCCGGCGTTGTTGACGAGGATGTTGAGTTTGCCGAAGGTGTCGATAGCACATTGAACGATACGTTTGGCACCTTTGAAATCGGCGACGTTCTCGTAGTTGGCCACGGCCTCGCCACCGGCGGCCTTGATTTCCTCAACGACTTGCTGCGCCGGGCGATTGTCGGTCCCCGTGCCATCGAAGTTGCCGCCGAGATCGTTGACGACGATTTTTGCTCCATGCTTCGCCAGGAGGAGAGCTTCTTCGCGCCCAATACCGCGGCCGGCACCGGTGACGATAGCAACTTTACCATCAAGCAACATAGTGTCCGCTCCGTATCGAAGTGAGCCCGCGTAGCGCCTGCCCATCTTCTGAAAGATTGTGGTTTTTCCCCTCTCTGACAGGGGCAGAGGAGGTATAGCCCCGCGCTGCACAAAAGAAAAGGGGGGAAGAAGCGACTCTTCCCCCCTGCTGGAGGAGCGACCGATAACTGAGCTTACACGTCGAAATACAGCGCGAATTCGTGCGGATGCGGACGCAACCGCAGCGGATCAAGTTCTTTCCCGCGCTTGTACTCGACCCAGGTTTGAATCACATCTTCGGTAAAGACATCCCCTTTGAGCAAAAAGGCATGATCTTTTTCCAACGCTTGGAGTGAGCCTTCCAAAGAGCCTGGGACCGAAGGGACGTTGGCGAGTTCGTCCGGCGTGAGCGAGTAAATGTCCTTATCCAGCGGATCTCCCGGATGCAGCTTGCGCTCGACACCGTCGAGACCGGCCATCAAGAGGGCGGCAAACGCCAAGTAGCCATTGCTAGACGGATCGGGGAACCGGACTTCGATCCGCTTCGCTTTCGGGTTCGGCGAATACATGGGGATACGCACTGCAGCGGAGCGGTTACGCGCGGAGTAAGCCAAGTTCACCGGAGCCTCGAAGCCAGGGACAAGGCGGCGGTACGAGTTGGCGGTCGGAGCTACGATCGCGCACAGCGCCGGAGCGTGGGCGAGGATGCCGGCGATGTAATGCATGGCCAATTCGCTCATGCCGCCGTAGCCGTCGCCAGCAAACAGAGGCTTCTCGCCTTTCCAGATGGACTGGTGGACGTGCATGCCCGAGCCGTTATCGCCGAAAATCGGTTTCGGCATGAAGGTCGCCGTCTTGCCGTGCTTCCGCGCGACGTTCTTGACGACGTATTTGTACCATTGGAGCGCGTCCGCCATCTTCACCAGCGACAGAAAGCGCATGTCGATTTCCGCCTGTCCGGCGGTGGCTACTTCGTGGTGCTGGCGCTCGATGCGAATGCCAACCTTCTCCATGTACTGCACCATCTCTTGGCGGATGTCTTGCTGCGAGTCGGTCGGAGGAACCGGGAAATACCCTTCTTTGTAGCGCGGTTTGTAACCGAGGTTGGGGCCTTCGTTGCGTCCAGAATTCCACACGCCTTCCACGGAATCTATGTGGTAGTAACCTTCGTGTTGGTTCTGATCAAAGCGCACGTCGTCGAAAATGAAAAATTCCGGCTCTGGACCGAAATAGGCAGTGTCTCCGACGCCGGTGGACTTCAGATAAGCCTCAGCTTTGCGCGCGATATTGCGCGGATCGCGAGTGTAATCTTCTTTGGTGATGGGATCGACGATATTGCAGATTAAGCTCAGGGTCGGCACTGCGCAGAACGGGTCCATTACCGCCGTCGCGGGATCGGGCATCACGAGCATGTCCGAGGCGTTAATGGCTTGCCAGCCGCGGATGGACGAGCCATCGAAGCCCAACCCTTCCTCGAAAATATCTTCCTCGTACTCACTCAGAGGAATGGTGAAGTGTTGCCACGTGCCGAGGAGATCCATGAATTTGAAATCGACGGCCTCGGCGTGTTGTTCGCGCGCGATGCGCACTGCGTCTTTCGGGGTCATACCCTACTGTCCTCCTTCGCTGAAATGCGACTCTTGAACTCTGCTAACTGAACTCAAATGGCTTCCTCGCCGCGTTCGCCGGTGCGGATACGGACGACCTCCTCGACCGACGTCACGAAAATCTTCCCATCGCCGATGCGCCCCGTGCGCGCCGCCTTTTCGATGGTTTCCACGACTTTCCCGACCAGGTCTTCGCCGACGATAATTTCGAGCTTGACCTTGGGGAGGAAATCCACGACGTATTCCGCTCCCCGGTACAACTCGGTGTGGCCCTTCTGACGGCCGAAGCCCTTGACCTCGCTGACCGTTAGGCCGCGTACTCCAATAGTGTTGAGACTTTCCTTAACCTCATCGAGTTTGAACGGCTTAATGATGGCTTCGATTTTTTTCATGACGCCCTTCATTGCGAGTACCCTCCAAGGCTTCTGTAGAGCAAAACCTCATTCCTGTAAAGCGGATTTCCTCGTTTTCCGAGATTGTCGTGCCTGTGGGGTCGCTCGCTGTGTGTATTTTGCTCCGTTGCTACCGCACGTGCGTGTTGGAGTCTTACGGAAGCCAGCAAGACCAATGCCACCGGCGTATTCTTCTTCTCCGTGAGTTCTGGCATGAGAAAGCCTCTTTCCGAAAGATCGATCTCTTCTGGGTGCCTAGTTTCCAGGCATCGCTGGTTTTTTAAGCAGCAGAGGGCGGAGATTTTTTGAGGCTAAATTTCGGCTCTTGCCCCCTCAGCAGCCGAGCGATGTTCTCTTGATGACGAGCGATGATAAAACCCGCAATGACCATGGCCGCAATCACCGGCGCAAGCGGGTAGGACAGCGCGAGCAGGAGCATGGGAGTTGCCGCCGTCGCCGCGAGCGAGGCGAGGGAGACGATGCGGCTCACGGCAAACGTGAGCGCAAACACCGCAAAGGCGAGCAGAATTGCTGTCGGAGCCAAACCAAGAAAGACGCCAAACCCGGTTGCCACACCTTTGCCACCGGAGAAGCCCAGGAAAGGAGAAAAGAGGTGCCCCAGCGCTGCCGCTACGGCCGCACATGCCATCGCGGTGTCCCCTAACTCCAAGTAGCGGACGACGAGCACGGGAGTCAGTCCCTTCGCGACATCTCCGAGTAGCGTGAGCAGTCCGGCCTTTTTGCCTACGCTACGCGCGACGTTGGTGGCCCCGATGTTCCCACTCCCCACTTTACGAACATTGATGCCTAATCTCCTGGCGATGATGGCACCAGTAGGGACGGAGCCGGCCACATAGGCGAGTACGATGACGAGTAGAATAGTCATGCGGATGACCTTGCGTGTGGAAGAACGGCAACGTGGACGGCGAGGGAGAAGCCAAGGAGGAAGCAGGAAGGGTGGTCGGGGTGACTGGATTCGAACCAGCGACCCCACGGTCCCGAACCGTGTGCTCTACCAGGCTGAGCCACACCCCGACACAATAAATCCGGCGAATCTTGAGAATTCGTGCTTCGCATTTAATAGCTTCTGTTGGGTCAGTGGGTCAAGCCCTGTACTGAACGAGCGCCTACTGTCATTCGAAGTGCCGACACTCGGCTGCCTAGTCGTATTACGGGTTCGCTGGGGGAGTGGGTTCCTGCCTTGCCGATGCTGGAGGGGCAGTTTTGGGGTTGGCCTCTTCAAGCGCACGAAATCGACGTTCCAACTCGTCGAACTTATTCGCCATCTCCTGGACGCGGGCAGCGGTAGTTTCGAGCTGCTTGGTCGCAAGGTCACGTTCTTGGCTGACCTGTTGCAGTTCTTGTTCCAGCTTCTGCACGCGCCGACTTGAAGCCAGCAGATAATCCCCGCCGCCGGCCGTGGAGAAAAAATACCCGGTTCCGCCGGTGCCAATAAGCAGACCGATGAGCAATCCGAAAAAAAATCTGAACACAGCTACCTCTTTCTTTACTGGTGATGAGCGGTCCTTTTTACAGGTCGCAAGATAACACGTCTCCAACTGCATGAAACCCGCCCTGGGTCAGCGCGGTCACCTGGTGATCGTCCATCGTGTCGCGACGCCACGCCAGCAAACGGCGACAGCCGCGTTGGCGTGCCCGGGCTTTGGCGAAGTCGAGGAGATTCTGGCCGAGCAGGCCGGAGGCGGACGCCGGCAGCACGGTATCCATAATGGCCTGCCAACCGCATTCCCGCAGTTCCCGCACGTAGCAAACCAGCAGCATTCCGAGAATCGCTCCTTCTTGTTCCGCCACGTAAAAATCGAGACCGGGGTCGCTCGCCAGTCGTCGCCAGTGCCGTGTATGCACGGTGTCGGCAGCGACCGGCACGTCGGGCACATTGGGATAGAGCAGCGTCTGCAAGGCGGGAAGATCGGTGCGTTTGCCGCGACGAATTTTGACTGCCGTGTCATGCATGCCGGGCATGTCTACCATTCCTCGCGGAAAAGTCCAAGGTCCGAGAGTTGGGAGCACCGCGCGCACTGGTGCGGACTGGCTCCCGCTACGTGGCTTCGGTATGGTGCCAGCCTATGCTAGACGCTACTCGCTCCATGACCATCGATCGTCTTTCCTACGGCCCTGCTGGAGTGGGCCGCCTTGACGGGAAAGCGATTTTCGTGCCTGAGACCGCGCCGGGCGATGTCGTCGAAGTGAGGATCGAGGAAGAGAAGAAGGGCTATGCCAGAGGCCGTGTCACAGCGCTGCTGACCGCGTCCCCTTTCCGCCGAGAACCGCCTTGCCCCTACGTGCAGCGCTGCGGAGGATGTCCGTGGCAACACCTGACCTATGAGGAGCAACTGCGCTCCAAGGAGACGCTGGTCCAAGAGCAACTGCGGCGCATCGGTGGCCTGGCCGAAGTTCCGCTGTTGCCCATCCTCCCTTCGCCGCGCGAGTGGCGCTATCGACAGCGCATTCGCCTCCATGTCGAACAAAACACGCGCTTGGGGTTTTCGCCCTCACGCTCGCATGCGGTAGTGGAAATCCAGGACTGCTTGATTGCGTGGGAAGGCGTGGCTGCGCATCTTCAGCTTGCGCGAGAATGGGTGGCTGCTTTGCGCACGCCGGTTGCGCAGCTCGAACTTGCCGTCAACGAAGGCGCGGTGAAGGACGGGGGCGAGCAAGAGGAACCGAACGTGGTGATACTCGGCGAGGCCCGAGGGCCGCTGCATTCGACGGATGAGGCTGCCTGCGAGCGGTTTCTGGCCGCGCATCTGCAGTGCGTGGGGTTGATGTTGTCTGGTCGCGAGTGGCAACGAACCTGGGGCGATACGTCTCTGACGTTCTCCTCGGAGGAATCGGTGCTGACCGCGCGAGATGGTGCCTTTACGCAGGTCAACCCTGCTGCGAATCGAGTGCTGACCGCGTCGCTCTTACAGCTCTGTGCTGTGCATGATCGGCAGCGCGTTATCGAGTTGTACTGCGGAGCCGGGAACTTCAGCGTAGCGCTGGCTCGTCGCGCCCGAGGACTTATCGGCATAGAACAAAACAGCGCCGCCATCGCCGCCGCGCGCGCCAATGCCCAGCGCGCCGGTCTGCCGAACGCACGTTTTGTCCACGACTCGGCGCTCGCTGGCGTGCAGCAGTTGCTCAAGAGCTGCGTCCAGTGTGACGTGATCGTACTCGACCCGCCACGCACCGGTGCCGCCGAAGTGATTGACGTGCTTCCTCAACTGGGGGCCTCTATGATCGCCTATGTGTCGTGCGACCCGGCGACGTTGGCGCGTGATCTACGCCGGCTCCAGCACCATGGTTATCGGCTGCAGGCCGTGCAGCCCATCGATATGTTTCCGCAAACCTATCATGTGGAAACCATTGCCGTTTCTGTCTTGACTTGATGCCCCCTGCCTCCTATGCTGCCCTCAACATTGCCCGAATTGCGAGAAGATTGTTCTCTCTGGAGACTACACATGCCGACGACGCCACAGGAAAAGGTGAAACGCCCAAAGGTCACGCTCATCCCCTCCAAAGGAGTCTCGCAAACCATCAACTATCTGCTCGAAGACCGAAACGAACTAGAATGGCTGGTGGCGATCGGACGCAATAAAAAGGGAGAAATCTTTTTTTACGATACCGGTGGCGACATTATCGAGGACCTCGGTACGCTCGATTATCTCAAGCAACGCCTCGTGCGCGCCCACTTCGGCGATGAGTGGGAATAGAGATCGGGTCCGCTTGCTTGCCGCTCGTGGTTTTCCTTTCGTAGGCTGGGCCTGCTCAAGGCTCGACACGCTTCATCAATCTTCTTCTTCGATCGGACGCTGGGCAATGACACGGTCATTGTCGATGACGAGTGGCACTCGGTCCAGGAATTTGCCGCAGGGTGGGCCGAAGATACATTCGCCAGTGTCAGGCTCGAACGCCGCGCCGTGAGTCGCGCAAAGAATATAGCGCTTGTCCTCGGTGAGGAATTGATTTTCCACCCAGTCCATGGTCATCGGAACATGGCGACAGCGATTCACATAGGCGAAGAGCCGTCCTTCATAATTCATCATGAAGCATTCGATCTCGCGGCCATCGACGAGGAGATAGAATTTCTTGGTTTCGCCTGCAGGTAACTCGCCGACGCGGGCAATCTCAACGGGTGGCGCTTGGAACACAACGTCCTCCTGTTTCCCTCCGACCTGGTGGTCTTGTAGCATGACGGCCCAAGAGGAAGAAGAATGGTGAGGAAGAAGAATGGTATGCAGAGCGTTGTAATCGGCCTTGGCCTATCTCTCCTCTGGCTCTGCCCGGCCTGGGCGCAACAGAGTCCCTTGCCGTTAGAAGACGGCACCTTCCTCGTTTTCCACCCTGTCTTCGTACACTTCGCCATCGCGTTGCTTTTGTTTGGCTTTGTCGTGGACTGGAGTGGAAGCATACTCGAACAACGACAGACACAGGCCGCCGGTCGTCTCGGTTTCCTGGCGGGTGTGGTGGCCCTGGGGCTGGCGATGATGACCGGGTGGATCGAGCAAGAATTGCCGCATCCGGCCAGTGTGTTCGACGAGCAGATGCAAACGACGCTCTTTCGTCACGAGTATTTGGGGTATGGACTCTTCGCGTTTTTTCTCGTCTTAGCGATCGTTCGGATGCGCATTCAGGGGCGGCTACCTGTGCTGTTTCTGCTGCTGGGTTTGCTCGGTTCGGCGGGGCTGCTCTTCCAAGGCTACTTGGGAGGCGAGTTGGTCTACCGCTACGGTGCTGGGGTGCGTGCCGTACAGGTGCTTAGCTCGCAACCCACAGACCCCGAACAAAAAAAAGCCCCGGAGTGAGGCTCCAGGGCCTGAGGCGATCACGCGGTGCGCCGCATCACCCAGCGGTTTCTTCGGCTTTGAACCCCACTTTAGTGTGCGTGCCGTCGCAAAACGGCTTGTTGGCCGACTGGCCGCACCGGCACAGATAAATCGGATCGCTCTGCCCGGTATATTCATTACGCTTTTGGTCCGTCACTTTCGTACCGCCCGTGACTTCGAGCGGCCCATTCTTAAGTGCTCGGATAGTGACATCTGCCATACGTTTCCTCCTTTGCGAAGCTTGCTACCTAACGGTCCTTGCGTCCGCGAGTATGCCACACCCGGCGCGGCGTGGCAATGTTGCGTTCACAGGTAGGGGCGAGGTTACCTCGCCCCTACTAATCCGCTTCATCCGGCGATTCGTCCGCCGGTGGCGGCGGGACCGGTTCCAGCGGCAAGGCGAACGGCTCCAGCGACATCGAGGGCGTGCCCGTCGTGATGAGTTCGGCGATGAGCTTGCCCGTCATCGGAGCCATGACGATGCCGTTGCGATGATGGCCGGTGGCGAGGATGACATTCTCCAACCCTGGAGCCCGGCAGAGAATTGGGCGACGAGAGGGAGAGTAGGGTCGCAGCCCGGCCCAGAAGCGGTGGAGCGGGGCGGTGCGCAGGCCCGGCACCAGCTCCACGGAGCGGTCGATCAGCGCGCGCATGGTCTCAAGCGACACGTCTTTATTATGGCCGACGAATTCGACGGTCGAGCCGATGACCACTTCCCCATTTTTTCGTGGCACCAAGTAATGGTCGTTCCAGGAAATGACGTGCCGCACCAGCGTGGAGCGCACGGTAATCATCTGACCTTTGGCGGGCTCCACCGGAATGGTCAGGCCGAAGACCTCGCCCACTTGGCGGGACCACGACCCAGCCGCGATGACAACCGTGTTGGTGGACACCCACTCGTCGCCGATGCGGACGGCGCTCACTTTGCCGTTGGCGATCCGCGCCTCGGTGACGGTGGCATCGGTGCGGATGGTGGCACCGCGTTGCTCAACCGCTTTCGCCCAGGCTTCGGCGAGTTTGCCGTTATTGAGGTGATGATCGTCCGGGAAATGCACGGCACCACGCAGGTCGGCAGTCAGATGCGGCTCCAACGTGCGTACCTCTTCGGCGGAAAGCCAAGTGGCGGCGGAGCCCTGCTCGCGGCGGAGTTGATAGATCTGGCGATATTTCTGCTCGTCCGTTTCAGTACGGATTAAGTCGAGCACGCCAACTCTTTGGTACTCGACATCGATCCCCGAAAGCTGCTCGATTTCTTGCACCAGCGCGGGATAGAGGGCTTGGCTGGCGCGTTTGAGCCGATACACGGGGCCTTGTCGCGAGCGCCCGCTGGCGACGGCGAGAATCCCGGCAGCGGCGGACGAGGCCTCCTGTCCCGGCTGGTGCTTCTCGACGATGAGAATGCGTTGTTGATGCTCCATGAGGTTCCAGGCAATGGCGAGACCGATAACTCCACCCCCAATAACGACAACGTCGGCTGTCTGTGTCATGGCTCGGCATTGTAGCGAAAAAGACGCCGGACGTAACGAGGAGGGGCTCAGCCTGAGACGTGGGAATATGCCACGCGCTTGGGAGGAGCGGGGACCGCCGTGAAATCCGGGTTCCTCTCTACCGGAACGGTCCATCGCGCAATTCGAGGAAGGCACGCAAGCCGTTTTCCATCAGTGCGCTCATGAGTTTGCGTTTCTCTTCAATCTGCGAGGCATCGATGACCAGCGCGTCGTTGGCGCGGTGCAGCTCCATCGCGTTCTTGAATCCCATCATTTCGTAAGCAGCCTTGATGCTGCGCTTGGTGATCTGCACCGGGTAGGCCGGCACTCTTGCGATACGCTGGGCGACGCGCCGCGCTTCGGGGAGCAACTGGTCGGGCGCGACGACTTTGCTGACCAGCCCGAGCTTGAGCGCCTCTTCTGCGCCGATGGTGTCGCCACTGTAATAGAGGTAGTGCATGGCCTTGTTGTTGTTGGACAGGTAGGGCAGGAGCAATAGCGGGGAGAGGGCAAAATGACGAATTTCCGGCTCGCCGAAGCTGGCAGTGTCGGCGGCAATGGTGATGTCGCAGACTAGCGCGAGATTCGAGCCCGCCGCGATGGCCGGACCGTTGACCGCCGCGATCACGGGTTGACGCAGGTTCCAAATCCGCATCAGGGTATCGAAGTTGAGCTTAATGAGGCGGTTCCAATCCGCTTCATCCCGAGGGGCATCGGCGACCAGTTCTTTGGGGCTAAGGTCGAACCCGCTGGAAAACGCCCGCCCTGCACCGGTGATGAGGACAACGCGGATACTGGGGTCACGGTCGATGGCATCGAGCGCGTCGCGCAGTTCGGCCATCAGTCCTTGCGACAAGGCATTCTGTTTCTCCGGTCGGTTCAGCGTCAACGTGGCGACGCCTTCGTCATGCTCCAGCAAGAGATATTCGTAGGCCATCGCTTCCTCCTCGTTCAGTCCTGACAAGATGGGGTGATGCCGCGCAAGCTTTCGCGCAGTGACCGCAGGCCGGCACCGGGTCCGCCCTGGGCGCGAAACACGGCTGACCCGGCAACCAACATGGTGGCTCCAGCGGCGACGACTTGTGGAGCGGTATCCGGGTCGATGCCACCGTCGATTTCAAGGATCGCCTGGCTGTGGCGTTCGTTGAGTATGTGACGCAGACGGCGTACTTTCTCGATGCTGGCTGCGATGAATTTCTGCCCGCCGAAGCCGGGGTTCACGCTCATGAGCAGAATCAGATCGAGATCGCCGAGCGCTTCTTCCAAAGTGCTGAGTGGCGTGCCGGGGTTGAGGACGACACCGGCTTGCTTCTGTGCGTCTTTAATCAACTGGATCGTTCGATGCAGATGTGGACAGGCTTCTTGATGGACAGAGATGATATCCGCTCCGGCTTTGACGAAGTCGCCAATATATTTCTCTGGCTCGACGATCATCAGGTGGACGTCCAGCGGCAGTGTGGTTGTCTTGCGCACGGCTTCGACGATAAAAGGGCCGATCGTGATGTTCGGCACGAAGCGTCCGTCCATGACATCGAGGTGGATGCCGTCGGCACCAGCCTCTTCCACAGCTTTGATGTCTTGCTCCAAGCGGCAAAAATTCGCCGAGAGCACCGAAGGCATGATTTTTACGGTAGAGATGAGTGTAGTCTGTGTCATAATGCTGAACAGCTCGAAAAAAGAATGGCCTTACCCTACCACACGGAGGAAACCGTGACCACCAATCGAGACCTGGACGTGGCTTGGTCGTACCACAACGGCACCAAACATTCGCTGGAAAGCCTGCGCCGCAATCCTCACGCGCTAGATTGGGGGAATCAGCCGCTGGCGTTCAAGGTGTACACGGAGGTCGAGCGGGTTCCCTTACCGCAGGAATGGCCGTTGGCGGGCATGGCCACTTTGCAGGCGATTGCCGCCTATCCGCCGGCTGTAACCGAGCCGTGCGTGCCCGATGTGCCTACGTTGGCCGCGTTGTTATATCTGTCGGCGGGAATCACCAAACGCCGGGCGTATCCAGGCGGCGAGATCTATTTTCGTGCGGCGGCGTGCACCGGCGCGCTTTATCATATCGATCTCTATCTGGTCTGCGGCGAGCTGCCCGGCCTTGCTGCGGGCGTGTATCACTTCGGTCCGCACGACTTTGCCCTCCACCGTTTGCGCGCAGGCGATTATCGCGGCGTGCTCGCGCATGCCAGCGGTCAGGAACCGGCGGTCGCCCATGCCCCGGCCACGCTGATTTGCACGAGCACGTACTGGCGCAACTCCTGGAAGTATCAAGCCCGCACCTACCGGCACTGTTTCTGGGATGTAGGGACGCTGCTGGCGAATTTTCTCGCGGCAGCGGCGGCGTTGTTCCCGGCTACGCGCCTCGTGGCTGGATTCGCCGATGCCGAAGTCAACCGTCTGCTCGACCTCGATAGCGAGCGCGAGGTGGCGTTGGCCCTCGTTCCTCTAGGAGTGGACGTTGCGCCGGTGCCTGAGGTATCGCCTGCTGTCGTTCCTCTGGGCCGGCAAACCGTGCCGTTATCGAAGACTGAAGTGGATTATCCTGCCATTCGTGCTATGCAGGCGGCTTCTTCTTTGGAGACGACAGCAGAAGTGCAAGCGTGGCGTGGGGCAGTGGCACCCACTCGCCAGACCGACCCTTCTGGAAAGCTGTTTCCACTCGCTCCTTTGTCGGAAGATGATTGGCTTCCTGCGCCCTTGGCGACGGTCATCCAACATCGCGGATCGGCCCGCAATTTCGCACGCGAACCAATCACGTTCGCGCAGCTTTCGACGCTGCTGCTCCAAGCGACGCGCGGAATTCCCGCCGATTTTCTTTCCAATGCCGACCGCTCGCTCACCGACCTGTATCTGATCGTTCATGCCGTGGACGGGCTCGCTCCTGGAGCCTACGTGTTGCACCGTGATCGTCTCGCGCTAGAGCTGTTGCACACGGGAATTTTTCGCAAGGAGGCTGGTTATCTAGGCTTAGGCCAGCAACTACCAGCTGACGCCAGTGTCGCTATCTTCTGCCTGACCGATCTTACCGCCGTCTTACAACAGTTAGGAAATCGTGGGTATCGCGCGGCGCAATGCGAAGCCGCGATTATCGGCGGCAAATGCTACCTGGCCGCCTACGGGCAAAGATTGGGGGCGACGGGTTTGACCTTTTTCGACGATGATGTCACAGAGTTCTTCTCGCCGCACGCGGCGGGGAAAAGCGTCATGTTTTTAACCGCCGTCGGCAAACCGGCAAAACAGAAAATACTTGCCTGAGCCCGGGGCGTCTGAGTACAATGCCGGAAACTGTCTACGCCCTATTTCCCGACCGAGAGAACCCGATTGCCGTGACACCCCGAGCGCTTCCTCATTCTCAACCTTCCCAGACTGGTGAGCAGGTTCTTCCTCATCCGTTTGGTCGTCCTACTATCTCCGTGATCGTGGCCGTCAACAATGGCGGGATACACTTTCGGCGTTGTCTGGAAAGCTTGGCCGCTGCCGTTCCGCCGCCGCACGAAATCATTGTCGTCGCGGATGGGGATACCGATGGGTCGTGGCTGGTCGCCTCCGAGCTGGGGCTGCCTGTGTTTCGTCTCCCGACCCCGAGCGGGTTTGCTGCGGCGCGCAATTATGGCGCCTGCGAAGCCAAGGGTGGGGTGCTTTTGTTCGTGGACCCGGACGTGACCGTGCCAGCAAACGCGATCGCGCAAGTCACGGACGTCCTGACGTACGAGCCCGAGGTTGCCGCCGTGTTCGGTTCCTACGACGATGCGCCCGCCGCCGGCGATTTTCTCTCCCAGTACAAAAATCTGCTGCACCATTACGCGCATCAACGTGCACCTGCCAATGCCTCCACTTTCTGGAGTGCGTGTGGCGCGGTGCGTCGTTCCGTATTTTTCAACGTTGGGGGATTTGACGAGCGGCGCGGCGATGCCGCCGTCGAGGACAGCGAATTGGGCGAGCAATTGCACAGGGCCGGCTATCGAACGCGCCTGTGCAAAACTCTCCAGGTCAAGCGGCTTTCCCCGTGGCGCACGGAAGGATATTTTACCCGCGAGGCAGGGCTCCGTTTACTGCCCTGGGTCGCGTTCTTGTTGAGGCAACGCCATGCGTTTCATAGCTTCGGGTTGCATGCTGCCGGAAAGGCAAGCGTGCCGCTCACGCACGGCTTTCTCGGGGCGCTCCTTAGCGCTGGGCACCAGGCGGAATTTCTGCTGTTTGCCGGAATCGCTCTGCTCCTGCTGCTGGCGATGAATGCGTCGCTGTATCGTTTTTTTCTCAAAAAACGGGGCGCGCGTTTTGCCAATCGTGCGCTCTACCGGCAATGGTTGTTGTATCTCTATTGCGGGCCGGCGTTTCTCCTGAGTTTGGGATTGTTTTGGCGACGGAAACTTAAGCCGGCCCCGAGAAGTCTCTTGCTGGTTCCCGAAGGTCGGCCTAGTTCCTTACAACGTCCGGAGTGGCGGTAAGGGCCTATCCGAATAACGGTGGACCATATGTTATGTCGAGCGAAGCGAGACATCTTTCTTCAGCGTTCAAAGCGAGATTCTTCGCTACGCTCAGAATGACAGCATCGGGTGATAAATGCTTCGCCCCTACGGCTACATCGGCTGCAACGTCAACACGCTGCCTTCTCCATCCGCCGCGATATAGATCGTGCCGTCCGCACCGACCGCCAAGCCACCAGAGAAATCCATGGGGCCGCGCGAACATCCGTCCGGGTCGCCTACCGGCAAATGAGAAGCCAAGGTCTGAACGCTGCCGGTCGCGAGGTTCACGGCGCGGAGTTCTTTCGCTCCACGATCAAGCACCAACAGGATGTCTTCTCGTACAGCCAGCCCCATCGGTTTACTCAGCCCATCGATGACCGTGGTCGTCGCGCCGTTCTCGACTTTCACTACACGTCCGGCTCCGAGTTCACTGACGAAAATCGCGCCATTGTTTGCTACGACTTCGCATGGCTTCGCCAGCCCTTCTGCGAGGGTGGATGTCGTGCCTGCTGCATCGATGCGCAACACCTTGCCGGTGCCGGCTTCGGCGACTGCCACCGCGCCATCATGCAAGCGCGCCACG from Deltaproteobacteria bacterium carries:
- a CDS encoding Rieske 2Fe-2S domain-containing protein; translation: MFQAPPVEIARVGELPAGETKKFYLLVDGREIECFMMNYEGRLFAYVNRCRHVPMTMDWVENQFLTEDKRYILCATHGAAFEPDTGECIFGPPCGKFLDRVPLVIDNDRVIAQRPIEEED
- a CDS encoding enoyl-CoA hydratase/isomerase family protein, with the translated sequence MAYEYLLLEHDEGVATLTLNRPEKQNALSQGLMAELRDALDAIDRDPSIRVVLITGAGRAFSSGFDLSPKELVADAPRDEADWNRLIKLNFDTLMRIWNLRQPVIAAVNGPAIAAGSNLALVCDITIAADTASFGEPEIRHFALSPLLLLPYLSNNNKAMHYLYYSGDTIGAEEALKLGLVSKVVAPDQLLPEARRVAQRIARVPAYPVQITKRSIKAAYEMMGFKNAMELHRANDALVIDASQIEEKRKLMSALMENGLRAFLELRDGPFR
- a CDS encoding CDGSH iron-sulfur domain-containing protein, which translates into the protein MADVTIRALKNGPLEVTGGTKVTDQKRNEYTGQSDPIYLCRCGQSANKPFCDGTHTKVGFKAEETAG
- a CDS encoding ribulose-phosphate 3-epimerase; the encoded protein is MTQTTLISTVKIMPSVLSANFCRLEQDIKAVEEAGADGIHLDVMDGRFVPNITIGPFIVEAVRKTTTLPLDVHLMIVEPEKYIGDFVKAGADIISVHQEACPHLHRTIQLIKDAQKQAGVVLNPGTPLSTLEEALGDLDLILLMSVNPGFGGQKFIAASIEKVRRLRHILNERHSQAILEIDGGIDPDTAPQVVAAGATMLVAGSAVFRAQGGPGAGLRSLRESLRGITPSCQD
- the thiO gene encoding glycine oxidase ThiO; this encodes MTQTADVVVIGGGVIGLAIAWNLMEHQQRILIVEKHQPGQEASSAAAGILAVASGRSRQGPVYRLKRASQALYPALVQEIEQLSGIDVEYQRVGVLDLIRTETDEQKYRQIYQLRREQGSAATWLSAEEVRTLEPHLTADLRGAVHFPDDHHLNNGKLAEAWAKAVEQRGATIRTDATVTEARIANGKVSAVRIGDEWVSTNTVVIAAGSWSRQVGEVFGLTIPVEPAKGQMITVRSTLVRHVISWNDHYLVPRKNGEVVIGSTVEFVGHNKDVSLETMRALIDRSVELVPGLRTAPLHRFWAGLRPYSPSRRPILCRAPGLENVILATGHHRNGIVMAPMTGKLIAELITTGTPSMSLEPFALPLEPVPPPPADESPDEAD
- a CDS encoding DUF2231 domain-containing protein, which gives rise to MQSVVIGLGLSLLWLCPAWAQQSPLPLEDGTFLVFHPVFVHFAIALLLFGFVVDWSGSILEQRQTQAAGRLGFLAGVVALGLAMMTGWIEQELPHPASVFDEQMQTTLFRHEYLGYGLFAFFLVLAIVRMRIQGRLPVLFLLLGLLGSAGLLFQGYLGGELVYRYGAGVRAVQVLSSQPTDPEQKKAPE
- a CDS encoding SagB/ThcOx family dehydrogenase; translated protein: MTTNRDLDVAWSYHNGTKHSLESLRRNPHALDWGNQPLAFKVYTEVERVPLPQEWPLAGMATLQAIAAYPPAVTEPCVPDVPTLAALLYLSAGITKRRAYPGGEIYFRAAACTGALYHIDLYLVCGELPGLAAGVYHFGPHDFALHRLRAGDYRGVLAHASGQEPAVAHAPATLICTSTYWRNSWKYQARTYRHCFWDVGTLLANFLAAAAALFPATRLVAGFADAEVNRLLDLDSEREVALALVPLGVDVAPVPEVSPAVVPLGRQTVPLSKTEVDYPAIRAMQAASSLETTAEVQAWRGAVAPTRQTDPSGKLFPLAPLSEDDWLPAPLATVIQHRGSARNFAREPITFAQLSTLLLQATRGIPADFLSNADRSLTDLYLIVHAVDGLAPGAYVLHRDRLALELLHTGIFRKEAGYLGLGQQLPADASVAIFCLTDLTAVLQQLGNRGYRAAQCEAAIIGGKCYLAAYGQRLGATGLTFFDDDVTEFFSPHAAGKSVMFLTAVGKPAKQKILA